The Bacteroidales bacterium genome includes a region encoding these proteins:
- a CDS encoding GNAT family N-acetyltransferase, translating to MKIRKAKLQDIEQVTNYGLILLKQHSDLDPYFVPTDAVEEVYRDFMERSLLSEDRLLLVAEIDGKIVGYAAAEIQARSPIFRIAKNGYINDVFVEEEFRKLGIAREFLTELKKWFESKGIKHVELSVLADNEVGKKTWAKFGFETYEIKKRVSIGKFKIE from the coding sequence ATGAAAATAAGAAAAGCAAAACTGCAAGACATAGAACAAGTGACGAATTATGGCCTGATTTTATTAAAGCAACATTCCGATCTCGATCCATATTTTGTTCCCACCGACGCCGTAGAAGAAGTGTATCGAGATTTTATGGAGCGAAGTCTGCTTTCGGAGGATAGGCTTCTTCTGGTTGCGGAAATTGACGGGAAAATAGTTGGATATGCTGCAGCAGAAATTCAGGCGAGGTCGCCAATATTCAGGATTGCTAAAAATGGATACATAAACGATGTGTTTGTAGAAGAAGAATTCAGGAAACTCGGCATTGCCAGGGAGTTTTTGACAGAGCTTAAAAAATGGTTTGAAAGTAAGGGCATCAAACACGTCGAACTATCAGTTCTTGCCGACAACGAGGTTGGTAAAAAGACCTGGGCTAAGTTTGGATTTGAGACTTACGAAATTAAAAAAAGAGTAAGTATTGGGAAATTTAAAATCGAATGA
- a CDS encoding DNA N-6-adenine-methyltransferase gives MERNFMSAGRTVNSKSQSWGTPPKYVNVIRRFFGGLISLDPCSNEYSIVHAEKEFMLPKNDGLKEEWNYPTIYMNPPYGADRDRGTTIKNWLAKCALTHNKFDSEILALVPVATNTGHWKQSIFGQAKAICFLYDTRLKFLENGSGAGKGAPMACAMIYWGHDYDKFFDVFIEFGAVIDISNLQDSEIGATRNYLKFEFQ, from the coding sequence TTGGAAAGAAATTTTATGAGTGCGGGTAGAACAGTAAATTCAAAAAGTCAAAGTTGGGGAACTCCTCCCAAATATGTAAATGTCATCAGGCGTTTTTTTGGAGGCTTAATTTCATTAGATCCGTGCTCAAATGAATACTCAATAGTCCATGCTGAAAAGGAGTTTATGCTACCCAAAAATGATGGACTAAAAGAAGAATGGAACTATCCAACTATTTATATGAATCCCCCATACGGTGCTGATAGAGATAGGGGAACAACCATTAAAAACTGGTTAGCAAAATGTGCCTTGACACATAATAAATTTGATTCAGAAATATTAGCTTTAGTACCAGTTGCTACGAATACCGGACATTGGAAACAAAGTATTTTTGGACAAGCCAAAGCTATATGCTTTCTCTATGATACTAGATTGAAATTCCTTGAAAATGGTTCTGGTGCCGGAAAAGGCGCGCCAATGGCATGCGCAATGATTTATTGGGGACATGACTATGACAAGTTCTTTGATGTATTTATAGAATTTGGTGCTGTCATTGACATCTCAAATCTTCAAGATTCGGAAATAGGAGCAACAAGGAATTATTTGAAATTTGAATTTCAATAA